The following DNA comes from Saccharomyces cerevisiae S288C chromosome XIII, complete sequence.
cttttcttctgctATTGATTTGGTAGTGTTCGGGttaattcatttttttgttcaataacaagaaccaaacataaaaaaaaatactttaaGAATAAACAAGACTGATGAAGCATAGATCATATTATTAGAGCGCGTAAGGTATGTAGAGCACAGATTGGTCCTTCGAGTGTGattatataattttatataCGCTCCTTAATTTAAAAGCGGCTTAGATAGATTTTTTATACTTTGCTGTTGGAAAATTCCTGCTGAAGCAAAAGAATTTGCAATTCGTTCTTAGCCTTTAACCCCAATTTTAAGGCTGAAGCCGTGGCTTATATCATGGGCTTTGTTTATCCAACTTTTCACATCTATAGTACGCTATCTTTGCATCTCTTAGGCATGAATTGATAGGCGATGAGcagaatgaaaaatgaaaaaaaaataaaagtacTAAATTGAGGCTAGTAGAAGTTAGGCAAAAACCGTCCAGAACCTCCACAAAAATAACTAAATACACATTTATGGGTAGTGTTCAACGACAAGATTTGGTCCTATTCAGCGACCAATCAGTGCTTCCTGCCCACTTTTTCCAAGACAGCAACTCTCATAACttattcttcatcaccCATCAATCCTGTACTCAACCACTATGGATGATAAACGCACTAGTAGAAACGCACGTGTTAGGTTCCCCAAGTTCCCTTAAtgaatcttcttcatcgatGCTACCTTCGTCAACTCGCTCCCATGCAGTCCTTGCGTCGTTTATCCACGAACAGAACTATTTTACAAATTCATTAAACAAGCTAAAGATCCCATCTAATAACTACAATGTTTTAGACTTCCTGTCCGACTTCATCGTTAATAATATCCATAATAAGCCAAGAGACAAAATACTAAGTGACGTACTCGCAAAGTTCTCCGCTGCTATACAAAATAACCCAACTGACACCATTGTTATCATCGAACAACCAGAATTACTGTTGTCGCTAGTAAGCGGCCTAACTTGTTCAGAATTAAACAATAAGTTCATCACACCTCTTTTGAGGCAATGCAAAGTGCTAATCATTGTTTCCAATTCGGACATATTTAATATAGATGAATACGATGCTTCTGTTCATTCCTCGAATCTGCAAAATTTCTACAAATCTTCCTTTATCAAATCAATGATTAATTTGAACTTGAATCCTCTGAAGACCGGTTTTGCAAAGGACGTAACCGGCTCATTGCACGTTTGCAGGGGCGGCGCACCCATTGCAACTTCAAACACAAGCCTACACGTCgttgaaaatgaatacCTATATCTGAATGAGAAGGAGTCAACAAAACTATTTTATCGCTAAATAATGATAAGATTATATACGAGGCACATTGATTCTcgtattattgttttttctaTGAACtgaatatatttttaagtacaatatcaatgaaaaatatatgcAATCGAGCtctatcaataaaaaaaataagacaGAAAAAAGTGGAAACGATACTACCTACTCCGTCTTGCTCTTATTATGTCGTCTAATTTAAATTCGACTGCACATCTTGTCTTAATTAAAGCTAGTGCGGGCCATGTACTTCGTTCACCAGATTTTATCCAGTATGGAATGTTGTTTAGTTGACCTTCAATAATCCTTGTTAATGATAGACTTTTCATCCTTGGTACCACAGCAATCTCCGTAGCTGATCTGGGAgtcttttcatcaattattagtctttttattaatgaGCACAACAGGCCTAAATTATCCAATACCTCCATCCTATGTCGAAATTCCATAGTggcaatattttttaattttctttccagaTGATACTTAAATTTAAACGCCAGCGGTTCCATTTCAGTAAAGTTCAACTGCGGTATGCCCAATTCTGGGATTATGTACTCTGCTGAATCGTTGACTGCCGAACTTGGGGGCACAGGGCTCATTAAAGGCTCTGGCTCAAGATCCTCGACAGTTCCTGCCTTTATGGGTGATTGCGAAGAGGATCTCTGtgtttttcttactgtATTCGCGTTTATAGGAGGCATATTTGGATAATGCTtataatagtaatattttGACGTTTTTATTTCATGCTTCAAATCATTTACCACCAATGGTGCCAAGTATGGTCTCGCCAAAGAAACAATGAAGTTATTAACATTGAATAGTTCCGTTAACCTAGTATAGGGGCTCTCCGTTATGCTCGGATTGTTGGCATTTTCTGGGGTAAGAAATTTGActtgtttatttttattgatgttaAGAAAAGGctcaatttcattttctaaatttttacaTAATAGTGATGTATCCTCTGAAATTACACCAGAACCAAGTGAGCATTCAATGGCTGACTTGATTAATACGTTTGGGGTTGTCACATAATTTAGTAAATTAGGGCATGATTTATCAGTTGGATGAATAACaatattgaaaacttttccagtaatttgataaacttcttcaaaagttttttccttaACAATATATTTCATAACAAACCGGATAAAAAGATAAACGTCTTGAGAATAACCGTGGTGTATTAGGTTCTGAATCAAAGTCCCCAGGTTTAGGTGCTGCTCTAAATTACCGTATCCACAGCTTTTTAATAAATCTACATCATTCTTGATGATATTCAAGAGGTTGTCATCGGTCAATAATTGCTTTAGTTGCTCATTGGACAAGCAACCGAATAAACTTGCAACGCATGCCCCCATAGAGCTACCACTTATAATATTAGGCATCAGGTCCTGTAACAATAAACCTCTAATCACCCCAAGGTGAAACAGCCCAAACAATGAACCACCTTGCAAGATTAATGCTGTTGTGCCCAGTGACAACTTAcatctttggaaaaaggATGTTGGAGTTAAAGTTTGATTATTTAATATATCCAAGCCTTCTAGAATTCGGGTCAAATATTGTTCAATAAGTAGCTTTGTACCCATCAAAGATTTTGTGAACAACTTTTTATCTCCAATACCCGCAAAGTTCCTCAACATACAAGGGCCTGTAGTCGAAAACTTCTCCTTAACTACATCATACTTCTCCTCCCTTAACATATTTTCCAATATGCTATATTGTTCAATGACAGAATTGAAGTCGTACCTCCTCGAAAAGAAATTCCGCCGCCATAAATTTGCGCCTGTTATTTCATCCACTACGGACGCTTGCTGACACCACATTTGATACGTATCACACTCATCTAACTTCTTAATAGCGTTATAATAAATGACTCTTGAGTGTGGCCGCACATAGTTAATCAGCTTTTGAACccagaagaaataaatatcGGTGATGACATGTAGAATTTCCCACACAAAAGGAGGTATATGGTCCAATGTGGCATACACTACACGCAGTAtccagtttttcaaaagggTCGGTATTACAGCAGACACCTTGTATTCCTGCGCCGTTTCCTTCATGCTTAACGGCAACTCAAAGATGTGATATATGAATAGATGATTCCCTTACTATTGTGTCATAGTACTTCTCTATGTAATCAGTACTAATTTCTATTAGCTGCTAcccagaaaaaaaaaaacataagaaaaaaagggttAGGGTTGAATTTTCAGACCTAGGATAAGTATCTCCGAAATTACTAAAAACCTAGTATTTATTAAAATGCCCTactaaaaaagtaaaaatgaCCTATAAAGAACATACCCTATTATAGAGTggcaaaattaaaaattcaaaagtaTCGTCAAAGTATGGAAAAGAACCAAGACGCCACTACATTTAGGTAGACGTGGTGATCAATTGAAGTTCAAGAGAAGTGGGTAAGAATACATTGAACTAAGCCTTCATATATTTACAAAACATGTTCAGGAACAATTACGACGGGGACACAGTCACTTTTTCTCCTACAGGCCGTCTGTTCCAAGTGGAATACGCCTTGGAAGCTATTAAACAAGGGAGCGTCACTGTGGGGTTACGTTCGAACACTCATGCTGTTTTAGTAGcgttgaaaagaaatgcaGACGAATTGTCATCAtaccagaaaaaaatcatcaaatgTGACGAGCACATGGGGCTCTCGTTAGCCGGGTTGGCTCCAGATGCTAGAGTTTTAAGTAATTATTTGAGACAACAGTGTAATTACTCCAGCTTAGTTTTTAACAGAAAGCTTGCCGTCGAGAGAGCAGGTCATTTGCTTTGCGATAAAGCACAGAAAAATACACAATCCTATGGGGGCAGACCCTACGGTGTTGGTTTGTTGATCATCGGGTATGACAAGAGCGGTGCTCATCTTTTAGAATTCCAACCTTCCGGAAATGTCACAGAACTATATGGTACAGCTATTGGCGCAAGAAGCCAAGGGGCAAAGACTTATCTAGAGAGAACTTTAGACACGTTTATAAAAATTGACGGGAACCCGGATGAACTAATCAAAGCTGGCGTCGAGGCTATCAGCCAGTCTCTAAGGGACGAATCCTTGACTGTAGACAATCTTTCAATCGCCATCGTGGGTAAGGATACGCCTTTTACAATTTACGATGGAGAAGCTGTTGCTAAATACATCTAGGTCTGGACACAAAGTATCGTTTCCACTAAGCAATTGTCAAAGCAAGACCAAAGAAGCCTTTCACCACGGTCGGGGTTTTTTTACATATAAAGATAATAATAGATTAACTTAGTACGTAGTCTCACTTctcattcaaaattaaaaaagacGTGGCTTCCAAATCAACTAATAACCCCGCTTAATTCCGCCCTCCGCCGGGGAATAAACGGAGTTATCCCCTGTTGAAAATTCAGCATGATTATGTATCACAATACATAGGTGTTCGTCTATAAAAAGAACTACTTATTCTGGATAAACTTTCGAACTCGCTCAAACCTATTTGTTTCTGTACATCGAATAGACCCATAATCACTTCTTGGTTCCAAAAAGTAAAGTAATAGCCAAAAATGTCCCCATTGAACGTCGGTATAGTTGGTACAGGTATTTTTGCCAGAGATAGACATCTCCCATCCTACCAGGAATTTCCTGACAAATTCAAAGTCATTGCCGCCTTCAACAGACATAAGGCAAAAGCTTTGGATTTTGCAAAGGTTGCTGACATACCTGAAAATAAGGTTTACGACAATCtagatgaaattttgaatgacCCTCATGTCGACTACATTGACGCTTTGCTACCTGCTCAATTTAATGCTGATATTGTCGAGAAGGCAGTTAAAGCAGGTAAGCCAgttattttggaaaaaccAATTGCGGCCAACTTAGACCAAGCAAAGGAGATTGTCAAGATAGCAGAATCCACCCCATTGCCCGTTGGTGTGGCTGAAAATTGGTTATATTTACCATGTATTAAAATCGCAAAGGAGCAGATCGAGAAAATTGGTCCTGTAGTAGCATTCACCCACAATTCTACCGGTCCATTTGTTActcaaaataaatatttgaCCACAACCTGGAGACAAAAACCAGAGCACATTGGCGGATTTCTATCTGATGGTGGTGTCCACCAATTAGCTCTCGTTATTTCCCTACTCGGTGAATTTGGATCTGTTTCTGCATTAACGAGACAGGTGCGTGAACGTTCCGGTGCAGATGATATTGTCTTTGCTACTGTCcagttgaaaaataaagaggTTATCGGAAGTTTTACTTATGGGTCTGCCTTTGGTGCTACCGAAAAGTCGGTTTTCTTGAAAGTCTATGGTAAGAATGGTACCGTTACCGTTGACTTATCAGACAAAAAAGACCCCGTTGTAAAAGTCAAATTAGGGGGTTCAGCTGAAGATAACGGTGACgaacaaatttttaaagtcgataatgatgaaagtTTCGGCGTCAACGctgaatttttgaattttcaCGAAGCTGTCAGCAAGAAGGACAAATCCTTATACCTAGGCACACCCAGAACTGCATTTCACCATTTGGCTTGTGTGGACGCGTTTTTAAAATCTTCTGCCAAGAATGGTGACTACGTTAAAATTGAGCAGCCATGATTACCGTTTTACGATGTAACGCTTTTTTAACCTTAATAGATAGATTCCCTCATATATTTATAACTATGTACCCACATAAGTATACTTTTGGAATGATAATACTAACGAGATAAAAAAccgttgaaaaatttctaaGTTTTCTTGAACTAAAAATAGCCAAAATTCTCCATCCACTTGTTGTTGCAAAATGTTACGAAGGCGAGGTTCTTGGAAATCTGGATGATTATGGGAAAATTCGTTCAACAAGAACGCCGAGCCTGGACGAAATACTTAGTCGGCATGGAACTAGTTATGAATGACTTTTCCTATATAAGATCTACAACCGTTTCCAATTCACCATgagatatatatatgtttaACGAATCAGGTACTCGTCCGAAGCATTTCGAGTAATGCAACCCCACAAGTGTCCCCCAAGAATTCACTGGGATTTTTGATGACCGAAAGAAAGCTATTGCAGCTGCTACGGCGTCCTTTCATCTCCCTTTCTTTATTCACGGCCTTAAGAGCTTGTCCGCTTCGCCCCAAAAGCCTAATTGCTTAGAGCATGAGAGTTGAAAACGACCAGAAGTGTCGTTTTAGGTAAGCATTCGGCCATAATGAACAGTAAGTTTGTCCGAAAAATACACCGCTAGGGTTCGATAACGAAGAGCGCATATCAATTGCGTTGTCGACTT
Coding sequences within:
- the ELP6 gene encoding Elongator subunit ELP6 (Subunit of hexameric RecA-like ATPase Elp456 Elongator subcomplex; which is required for modification of wobble nucleosides in tRNA; required for Elongator structural integrity), whose translation is MGSVQRQDLVLFSDQSVLPAHFFQDSNSHNLFFITHQSCTQPLWMINALVETHVLGSPSSLNESSSSMLPSSTRSHAVLASFIHEQNYFTNSLNKLKIPSNNYNVLDFLSDFIVNNIHNKPRDKILSDVLAKFSAAIQNNPTDTIVIIEQPELLLSLVSGLTCSELNNKFITPLLRQCKVLIIVSNSDIFNIDEYDASVHSSNLQNFYKSSFIKSMINLNLNPLKTGFAKDVTGSLHVCRGGAPIATSNTSLHVVENEYLYLNEKESTKLFYR
- the TGL3 gene encoding bifunctional triglyceride lipase/lysophosphatidylethanolamine acyltransferase (Bifunctional triacylglycerol lipase and LPE acyltransferase; major lipid particle-localized triacylglycerol (TAG) lipase; catalyzes acylation of lysophosphatidylethanolamine (LPE), a function which is essential for sporulation; protein level and stability of Tgl3p are markedly reduced in the absence of lipid droplets; required with Tgl4p for timely bud formation), whose product is MKETAQEYKVSAVIPTLLKNWILRVVYATLDHIPPFVWEILHVITDIYFFWVQKLINYVRPHSRVIYYNAIKKLDECDTYQMWCQQASVVDEITGANLWRRNFFSRRYDFNSVIEQYSILENMLREEKYDVVKEKFSTTGPCMLRNFAGIGDKKLFTKSLMGTKLLIEQYLTRILEGLDILNNQTLTPTSFFQRCKLSLGTTALILQGGSLFGLFHLGVIRGLLLQDLMPNIISGSSMGACVASLFGCLSNEQLKQLLTDDNLLNIIKNDVDLLKSCGYGNLEQHLNLGTLIQNLIHHGYSQDVYLFIRFVMKYIVKEKTFEEVYQITGKVFNIVIHPTDKSCPNLLNYVTTPNVLIKSAIECSLGSGVISEDTSLLCKNLENEIEPFLNINKNKQVKFLTPENANNPSITESPYTRLTELFNVNNFIVSLARPYLAPLVVNDLKHEIKTSKYYYYKHYPNMPPINANTVRKTQRSSSQSPIKAGTVEDLEPEPLMSPVPPSSAVNDSAEYIIPELGIPQLNFTEMEPLAFKFKYHLERKLKNIATMEFRHRMEVLDNLGLLCSLIKRLIIDEKTPRSATEIAVVPRMKSLSLTRIIEGQLNNIPYWIKSGERSTWPALALIKTRCAVEFKLDDIIRARRSR
- the PRE5 gene encoding proteasome core particle subunit alpha 6 (Alpha 6 subunit of the 20S proteasome; protein abundance increases in response to DNA replication stress); translated protein: MFRNNYDGDTVTFSPTGRLFQVEYALEAIKQGSVTVGLRSNTHAVLVALKRNADELSSYQKKIIKCDEHMGLSLAGLAPDARVLSNYLRQQCNYSSLVFNRKLAVERAGHLLCDKAQKNTQSYGGRPYGVGLLIIGYDKSGAHLLEFQPSGNVTELYGTAIGARSQGAKTYLERTLDTFIKIDGNPDELIKAGVEAISQSLRDESLTVDNLSIAIVGKDTPFTIYDGEAVAKYI
- a CDS encoding uncharacterized protein (Protein with NADP(H) oxidoreductase activity; transcription is regulated by Stb5p in response to NADPH depletion induced by diamide; promoter contains an Stb5p binding site and Stb5p binding is enriched at the promoter; negative regulator of nonselective autophagy; protein abundance increases in response to DNA replication stress), which gives rise to MSPLNVGIVGTGIFARDRHLPSYQEFPDKFKVIAAFNRHKAKALDFAKVADIPENKVYDNLDEILNDPHVDYIDALLPAQFNADIVEKAVKAGKPVILEKPIAANLDQAKEIVKIAESTPLPVGVAENWLYLPCIKIAKEQIEKIGPVVAFTHNSTGPFVTQNKYLTTTWRQKPEHIGGFLSDGGVHQLALVISLLGEFGSVSALTRQVRERSGADDIVFATVQLKNKEVIGSFTYGSAFGATEKSVFLKVYGKNGTVTVDLSDKKDPVVKVKLGGSAEDNGDEQIFKVDNDESFGVNAEFLNFHEAVSKKDKSLYLGTPRTAFHHLACVDAFLKSSAKNGDYVKIEQP
- a CDS encoding uncharacterized protein (hypothetical protein) gives rise to the protein MTERKLLQLLRRPFISLSLFTALRACPLRPKSLIA